The Vigna unguiculata cultivar IT97K-499-35 chromosome 6, ASM411807v1, whole genome shotgun sequence genome contains a region encoding:
- the LOC114188309 gene encoding uncharacterized protein LOC114188309: MPLITFTDDDFHGIDHQQDDPIVITVELKNYAVKKALFDQGNSVDILYWMTYQKVQLPTTAMVPYDEPIYGFSREKVSTRGYIDLHTVFRDGTQTKTIPIRFLVVDAPTSYNVLLSRPSFNTLGIVVSTTYLAMKFPSPSGCDARLEQVDETVDLELPNGRTLKLGTDLRQEQRDILTPTLISITDLFAWSAADLPGVDPQVAINKLSIYKEVGYVFQKKWKLGEERRLATKVEADKLLSAGFIEEAHYTTWLSNVVLVKTANGKWQMCVDYTDLNKACPRDAYPLPNIDRLVDGAASNKVLSFLDAYSRYNQIPMATTDMNKTAFITDDANYFYKVMPFGLKNAKATYQRLMDKVFSHIMGKFVKVYIDDMVVKSPSHHQHAQDLSTVFSTLR; this comes from the exons ATGCCTCTCATTACCTTTACAGACGATGATTTCCATGGCATCGATCACCAGCAGGACGACCCCATAGTCATCACGGTCGAACTTAAAAACTATGCGGTCAAGAAGGCTCTTTTCGACCAAGGCAATTCAGTTGACATCTTATATTGGATGACATACCAGAAAGTACAACTTCCCACTACTGCCATGGTCCCCTATGATGAACCTATATACGGCTTCTCCAGGGAGAAGGTCTCCACTCGCGGGTACATCGATCTCCATACCGTTTTTCGTGATGGcactcaaaccaaaacaatccCCATTCGTTTCCTTGTCGTAGACGCGCCTACATCATACAATGTCCTCCTCAGCCGACCATCCTTCAACACTCTAGGCATTGTTGTATCTACGACATACttggccatgaaattcccatCTCCATCTG GATGCGATGCACGCCTCGAACAAGTCGATGAAACTGTAGACTTAGAACTCCCTAATGGACGCACCCTCAAACTGGGCACCGACCTCCGACAAGAACAGCGTGACATACTAACACCCACCCTAATCAGCATCACCGACCTCTTTGCCTGGTCAGCCGCTGACTTACCCGGCGTTGACCCTCAAGTTGCAATCAACAAGCTCTCCATTTATAAAGAAGTCGGATACGTCTTCCAGAAAAAATGGAAGCTTGGCGAAGAACGTCGACTAGCAACAAAAGTCgaagccgacaagttactaAGCGCAGGCTTCATCGAGGAAGCCCACTACACCACCTGGCTTTCTAATGTAGTTCTGGTCAAAACAGCAAATGGCAAATGGCAAATGTGCGTCGATTATACAGATCTCAATAAGGCCTGCCCTAGAGACGCTTACCCTTTACCCAATATTGACCGGCTAGTTGACGGTGCAGCCAGCAACAAGGTCCTCAGTTTTCTAGATGCATACTCCAGATACAACCAGATCCCAATGGCCACAACCGACATGAACAAGActgccttcatcacagacgacgcCAACTATTTTTACAAGGTCATGCCTTTCGGCCTGAAAAACGCAAAAGCAACTTATCAACGATTGATGGATAAAGTCTTCAGCCATATAATGGGCAAGTTTGTCAAAGTGTAcatcgatgacatggttgttaAATCCCCAAGTCATCACCAGCATGCTCAAGACTTATCCACAGTATTCTCTACATTACGGTAG